The proteins below come from a single Triticum aestivum cultivar Chinese Spring chromosome 5D, IWGSC CS RefSeq v2.1, whole genome shotgun sequence genomic window:
- the LOC123125197 gene encoding uncharacterized protein: MASRRQRRKIGEKKKRRKARAATIKKKIVKKPSAPAPQAIQPKPSAARTGCRNGRQEGTAPAKEQDDKKHDERRRSEKRTCGVCGVGRLHDNDHFCPYNYIHGPIRLSTCAERCRPGSHPLLLASSCSETDQLRRLVRVTNVPLSAIPGNRELNWLFRRFGALVGCKLTRLSFDDRVGFGWVAFESRDNAEEAVNKLNGHLVGDRRLRVDWAYPC; this comes from the exons ATGGCCAGCCGCAGACAGCGGAGGAAGATCggcgagaagaagaagaggagaaaggcCAGAGCGGCTACGATAAAGAAGAAGATTGTCAAGAAGCCGTCTGCGCCAGCGCCGCAAG CCATCCAACCCAAACCCTCTGCCGCGCGCACGGGGTGCAGAAACGGGCGGCAGGAGGGCACGGCGCCGGCCAAGGAGCAGGACGACAAGAAAC ACGATGAGCGCCGCCGCAGTGAGAAGAGGACGTGCGGCGTCTGCGGAGTAGGCAGACTCCACGACAACGATCACTTCTGCCCCTACAACTACATCCACGGGCCTATCCGCCTCAGCACCTGCGCGGAGCGGTGCCGTCCGGGGAGTCACCCGCTGTTGCTGGCCTCCTCCTGCTCTGAGACTGACCAGCTGCGGCGCCTCGTACGAGTGACCAACGTGCCGCTGAGCGCGATACCCGGCAACCGCGAGCTCAACTGGCTCTTCAGGCGGTTCGGAGCGCTCGTCGGGTGCAAACTCACGAGGCTGAGTTTCGACGACCGCGTCGGCTTCGGTTGGGTCGCGTTCGAGAGCCGCGACAACGCGGAGGAGGCCGTCAACAAGCTCAACGGCCACCTCGTCGGCGACCGCAGGCTCCGAGTCGACTGGGCATATCCATGCTGA
- the LOC123125196 gene encoding polyadenylate-binding protein 1-A-like, with protein sequence MDASARAAAINFWKDPNAESCCICGEEDAGEKHGEFSCPYDYLVSSVGYVPCKARLAAWRDDRDVPSGHRAFLRRFVRVTNLPEHCPRPARIAELFARFGPLRMWHVAMDAPAVCKGFACLVFERREDAEKAIDELNCYCFDGHSLRIDWFYPSA encoded by the coding sequence ATGGACGCGAGCGCGCGCGCCGCGGCGATCAACTTCTGGAAGGACCCGAACGCCGAGTCGTGCTGCATCTGCGGGGAAGAGGATGCGGGGGAGAAACACGGCGAGTTCTCCTGCCCCTACGACTACCTGGTGTCCTCCGTCGGGTACGTGCCCTGCAAGGCGAGGCTCGCCGCCTGGAGGGACGACAGGGACGTGCCGTCCGGCCACCGCGCGTTCCTGCGCCGCTTCGTGCGCGTCACCAACCTGCCAGAGCACTGCCCGCGCCCGGCTCGCATAGCGGAGCTCTTCGCCCGGTTCGGGCCCCTGAGGATGTGGCACGTCGCAATGGACGCCCCCGCGGTGTGCAAGGGCTTCGCATGCCTGGTCTTCGAGCGCCGGGAGGATGCCGAGAAGGCCATTGACGAGCTCAACTGCTATTGCTTTGACGGCCATAGCTTGCGGATAGACTGGTTTTATCCCAGCGCCTAA